One Herpetosiphonaceae bacterium genomic window, GCCGTATCGACATGCGCGCGAAAGCCGGTGTCGCTGGCCTTGGGCGTGCCCGGTCGCCAGCCCGCCATGTACTGCCAGTTCGGCCCCCACAGCCGATAGCCGTAATAGGTGCCCGCGCCGATGTTCGGCACCGTCACGCTCCAGACGTTGGTCGCGCTGTCCCTGGTCAGCAGATGCGTGCTGCTGGGCGTCGAGGCTGTCGCCGACGAGAAGATCGATAGCTCGGCGCGCGTGGCGTTCTGCGAGAAGATCGTGAACTTCACGCCGCCGGTAACGATATGCGCGCCCAGCGGCGGCAGCGGCGGCGTGCTCGCGGCCTGATTCCACACGTTGTGGACGCTGGTCGAGCCCGCGCTGGGCACCGTGAGGCTGCGATTGGCGATGTTCTCCCAGGTCGTGCTGGTGCCCTGGCGTACGATGTACTTGTACTGGATCGTCTGGCCCGCGCTCGCGCCGAAGTCCACGAAGCCGCTCCAGGTGTCGCTGTCGATCCACGTCAGCTTGACCGCGCTGGTCGGACTCCAGCTTCCAAGCTCGGCCACGCTGCCGACGACGTAGATGTCCTGGCCGGGAGCGGTCACGAACCCGTCGACTGTAAAGTCGAGGCGCACCGCACCTGCCGCCAGGATCGTGCTCTGCTGCGTCCGCGCCGTGGCTGTGGCCGGACTACCCGCCGCCTGCGTTGTGACGCCGGGCAGACTCGACAGCAGCAGCGCCACCAGCACCACCAGCGCCAGCACCCGACTCCGTCGTCCGTATGTGTGTAGCATGGATGATCTCCGAAGGCCGTCAGGCCGGGGGTGAGGGCCTGCATCTCGAAACACTTTGTTGACTAGTCAACAATCTAGCAAAAATACTATACCCGCCGAGAAGGCTTGTCAAGAGGGAGAAGGATTCGCTGTCTCATGCGCCACGCAGAACAGCCGTCGCGACCTGCGCCTACTCGATCGCAACCCCGTACAGGCGGCTGGCGTTCTGCCACAAAATCTGCTGCGCGATAGCTTCCGCCTCGGCGCTCGTCAGGTAATCGAGCGCGATCAGCTCGCTCAGGCAGTGAGCCAGCGCATGGCGTCCATGCAGCGCCGCGATGTAGAACAGTTCGGGGATCGAATGGGCATCGGTCGCAAAGAGCACCTTGGTGGTCGGCGCGAGCTCGAGCGCCTCGGCGAAGCGCGCGCGGCTGCCCGCGCCCGTCAACGGCACGCTCAGCGACACGTCGACATACACGTTCGCATAGAGGCTGGCAAGATAGCCGGCCTCACGAACATAGGGGTAGCAGTGAAGCAGCACGATCGGCGCGCCGCGCAGCCGCCGATCGTGAAGCAATGGGCGCAAATGAAGCGGATTCGCCAGACGAAGATCGGCATCGTCGTCGCCGAAGGCCACATGAAACTGCACCGGCAGCTCGATCGCCGCCGCCTCTTCGAGCGCGACATACAGCAGATATTCGATGAGCGGGCGCTGCGTTAGACGAATCGCTCCGGTCTGCTCCCATAACGTCCGCAGCTCGGAGAGCGTAGCGCCAGCCTCGACAGCGCTGCGCGGCTCGACCTGCAAGCCGCCACGGTAGGCGGCGATACTTTTGAGCGCCACGGTGCCATGCGCCCGCGCCTCACGAATCCGCAGCCGCAGCGCCTCCTCAAGCTGGCTCAACGAGTGAATCTGGCCGATCAGCTCCTCGACGTAGGTTTCCAGCCGCAGCACGTGTAAGACGGGCACGCAAGATAGCGCCGCCATCTCGCCAAGATCCAGCGTGAGCGCCGCCTGAAAGCCGCTGTCCAGCAGCAGCGTCTTGATATTGGCGGCGGCAAAGCAGCGGCGCATCAGATCGGCGAAGGGGAGCGCCGACCGCGCAGCCAGCACCGCTGCTTCTGTTGGCTCACAGCCCAAGAATGCAGCCAGATCGCGGATCGCCCGCCGGTAGACGATCGTCGTCGCCAGATGCGTGTCCATGACCGGATCGGTGCTTTCGCTGAATGAGCGCCGAACGAGCGCCGGATCGACGGATGACTGGTCGCGCCGAACCGCGTGGGCATGATGGTCGAGCAGCGGAATCGCGGCCAGATCGAGCGGATCAGTACTTGAAGAAATGCTGGCTGAACTCGTCATCCGTAGCCTCTCCTGCAAACATCTCCGCCTCCGACCGCCGAACCGCAACAAAGGTGCGCGTCAGCAGATCGCCCATGTTGTCGCACAGCACCCGATCGTCTTCAAACTCGTCCAGCGCCGTCGACAGGCTGCTCGGCAATCGCCGGATCTTGCGCTCCTGGCGCTCAGCGTCGGTCAGCGCGCCGGGATCGACCAGCACCTCAGCGCCCGGATCGAGCTGCCGCTCGACGCCATCCAGACCAGCGGCGATCAGGCAGCCCAGCGCGAGATAGGGATTGCAGCTACTATCCGCCGCCTTAAGCTCAAGATTGGTCGTGCCGTGAGCGTCGCTCCAGAAGGGCGAGGCGATGCGAATCGCGGCCTCGCGGTTATCGTAGCCATAGACCGCATACGCGCTGCTCCACGACTGGGGCTGCAACCTGCGGTAAGAATTAACGCTGGGACAGGTCACGGCGACCAGCGCGGGCAGATGCGTCAACACGCCGCCGATAAAGTGCCGCGCCGTATCGGAGAGGCCGCGCGCCGCCTGGGGATCGTAGAACACATTGCGTCCCGACTCGTCCCACAGGCTGAAGTGGATGTGGCCGCCGTTGCCTGCCTGCTGCGGAAAAGGCTTCGGCGCAAGCGAGGCGTACAGGCCGTGATTCAGCGCGACCGAGCGGATCGTTTCGCGCAGCTTCAGATGGTTATCGGCGGCGGACAGCGCACGGCTGTGGCGGATCGAGATCTCGTGCTGGCCGTGACCAAGCTCAGGATAGTACTGCTCCACAGGCAGGCCCTGCGCCTCCAGCGCCGCAACCAGATCGTCGGCGAACGGCCCGGCCAGCGCCATCGCGATCGAGCTGAAGCATAGCGTCTCGTCGAATGGCACATATCCATCGCCCTCCCGCCGACAGAGCGAGAACTCAGCCTCAAACGACGCCTGCAAGTGCCAGCCATAGCCGGCAAGGCGCGCCTCCATTCGCCGTAAGAACGAGCGGGGACACGCGGCCCACGGCGTGCGATCCTGCTCAAGCTGATCGCAGTACATCACGGCGCTGTGCGGCGCGTACGGCAGCACCGTGAAGCTCTGTACGTCGGGCACCAGCCGAACCTCGCCCACCGCGCCGGTTCCCTCCACGGTCTGCAACCGATCAAAGGCATTCATCGCCATCATCGCCTTCGTCAGCCCGATCCCGTCGGCGCAGCGATCCGCGAGACGGGCGGCGGATGTCGTCTTGCCGCGAATAATGCCGCCGTTATCGCAGTAGAGGAAGCGCACCAGGCGGACTTCGGCGGTCTGTACGTCTTTGAGAATCTGCTCAACGTTCATACAACAACCTCTGTGAGCATCAGCCACGAGCTTGCAGGTTCCTGGCTCAATGCCTCGATCTCGATCGCGCCTGAGATCCGGCACATGTGCAGGGCGGTAGAGCGTACGAGCGGCGTCCCGGCCACTCGCCTGCGCGATCATACCACATGCGGGCAAGCAATCGGGATGGTGGGGCGAGTCACAGCGGTGCGGATCTATGCGTGAGGGCGGGTAAGCGGAGGCCCTCATCCCGCTGCGCGCGGCGCAGCACCCCTCTCCCATTGCGATAGGAGAGGGGAAGGAAGCGGATGTTATTCGATTGGTATCGATCATCCTCAACTCTCGTTTTGGAGGGAACGAGATCGGTGCGCTGGTCGAATCCACGAATCACGAACGGCACCGATCCCCCCTCTGCTATGCCAAGGGGGGCGCCCTTTGGGCCTGGAGAGGGGGGTAGCGCGGTAGCGCCGGGGGTGAGGGCCACCCCAACTTGACACAACCCCACACCTTGCTCTAGCATAATGCACACGTGTGCATCAGCGGCAGGAGCGGTATGGCCCCGACGATCAAAACAATCGCGCGGCAGGCGGGAGTGACGCACTCCACCGTCTCGCGTGCGCTGCGCGGCGATCCACGGGTACGGCCCGAAACCACCGCGCGCATCCAGGCAATCGCCGAGGAGCTGGGCTACACGCCGAGCCGGATCGGGCGGGGACTCAAGACGCGGCGCACCCACACGCTGGGCCTGGTCGTCTCGCACATCACCGATCCGTTCCTCACCGAGGTGATCCACGGCGTGCAGGACAAGGTCTTGCCCGCGAGCTACAGCCTGTTCGTCGCGGCGACCAACGTCGATCGGGAGCGCGAGGCGGCGATCGTGCGCTCGTTTCGGGAGCAGCGCGTGGACGGCATCCTGATCTGCTCGTCGCGGCTGGGCGGGCTATACCGCACGCTGATCGCCGAGCAGCGCGTGCCGATCGTGCTGATCAACAACCAGGGCGAGGGCCAGTATGCCTACGCTGTGGCCCACGACGACCGCCGCGCCGCGAGCGCGTGCGTCGAGCATCTGATCGGCCTGGGGCACCGGCGGATCGGCTACCTGGGCAACGAGCGCGGCGGCAGCGCCAACGCCGACCGGCTGGTGGGCTATCACGCGGCGCTGAGTGCGGCGGGCTTGTCTGTCGGATCAACCGACGTGCAGCAGGCCCACACGGGCCGGGCCGATGCCAGCGCCGAGGCGATCCGGCCCTGGCTGGAGCAAGCGCCCGATGAGCGACCGACCGCGATCTGCTGCTATAACGATCTGCTGGCGATCGGCGCGCTGCGAGCGCTCAAGCTGGCAGGATTGCACGTGCCCGGCGACATCTCGCTGGTTGGCTTTGACGACATCGACATGGCGGCGTATATCGACCCACCCCTGACGACCTTCGCGCAGCCCAAGCACGCGCTCGGCTACCGGGCGGCGGAGATGATGCTCCGGCTGCTGGATCGAGCGACGGATAGCGTCGCGCCCGTGCTGCTGTACGGCGATCTGGTCGTGCGCATGTCGGCGGGGCGGCCCAAAGATACGGCGTAGCAAGGAGAGACGATGAGCTATACCCCGTCCAATCTGATCGTTCATCCCACGCCCGGCAGCGACACGATCGTCGCGGTCGATCCGGCCACGGCGGGCTGGGATCTGCTGCACTTTCAGGCCCGATCGCTGGCCGCGCAGCAGACGCTTGCCTGGAACACGGGCGATAGCGAGCTGGCGCTGGTGCTGCTCGGCGGCGTCTGCTCGGTACTGTCGAATCGGGGCGAGTGGCAGGGCATCGGGCGGCGCGCAAACGTTTTCGACGGGCTGCCGCATGCGCTCTACCTGCCCCGCCAGACCGAGCTGACGATCGCCGCCGCGACTGACTGTGAGATCGCGCTGGGCTGGTGCGCGGCGGAGCAGGACTACGAGCCGAAGCTGATCACGCCTGCCGAGGTCGAGGTCGAGATTCGCGGCGGCGACAACGCGACCCGCCAG contains:
- a CDS encoding amidohydrolase family protein, whose translation is MTSSASISSSTDPLDLAAIPLLDHHAHAVRRDQSSVDPALVRRSFSESTDPVMDTHLATTIVYRRAIRDLAAFLGCEPTEAAVLAARSALPFADLMRRCFAAANIKTLLLDSGFQAALTLDLGEMAALSCVPVLHVLRLETYVEELIGQIHSLSQLEEALRLRIREARAHGTVALKSIAAYRGGLQVEPRSAVEAGATLSELRTLWEQTGAIRLTQRPLIEYLLYVALEEAAAIELPVQFHVAFGDDDADLRLANPLHLRPLLHDRRLRGAPIVLLHCYPYVREAGYLASLYANVYVDVSLSVPLTGAGSRARFAEALELAPTTKVLFATDAHSIPELFYIAALHGRHALAHCLSELIALDYLTSAEAEAIAQQILWQNASRLYGVAIE
- a CDS encoding LacI family DNA-binding transcriptional regulator — protein: MAPTIKTIARQAGVTHSTVSRALRGDPRVRPETTARIQAIAEELGYTPSRIGRGLKTRRTHTLGLVVSHITDPFLTEVIHGVQDKVLPASYSLFVAATNVDREREAAIVRSFREQRVDGILICSSRLGGLYRTLIAEQRVPIVLINNQGEGQYAYAVAHDDRRAASACVEHLIGLGHRRIGYLGNERGGSANADRLVGYHAALSAAGLSVGSTDVQQAHTGRADASAEAIRPWLEQAPDERPTAICCYNDLLAIGALRALKLAGLHVPGDISLVGFDDIDMAAYIDPPLTTFAQPKHALGYRAAEMMLRLLDRATDSVAPVLLYGDLVVRMSAGRPKDTA
- a CDS encoding glutamine synthetase family protein, coding for MNVEQILKDVQTAEVRLVRFLYCDNGGIIRGKTTSAARLADRCADGIGLTKAMMAMNAFDRLQTVEGTGAVGEVRLVPDVQSFTVLPYAPHSAVMYCDQLEQDRTPWAACPRSFLRRMEARLAGYGWHLQASFEAEFSLCRREGDGYVPFDETLCFSSIAMALAGPFADDLVAALEAQGLPVEQYYPELGHGQHEISIRHSRALSAADNHLKLRETIRSVALNHGLYASLAPKPFPQQAGNGGHIHFSLWDESGRNVFYDPQAARGLSDTARHFIGGVLTHLPALVAVTCPSVNSYRRLQPQSWSSAYAVYGYDNREAAIRIASPFWSDAHGTTNLELKAADSSCNPYLALGCLIAAGLDGVERQLDPGAEVLVDPGALTDAERQERKIRRLPSSLSTALDEFEDDRVLCDNMGDLLTRTFVAVRRSEAEMFAGEATDDEFSQHFFKY